The Thalassotalea nanhaiensis genome has a window encoding:
- the lpxC gene encoding UDP-3-O-acyl-N-acetylglucosamine deacetylase, with amino-acid sequence MIKQRTLKQSVNATGVGLHKGEKVQITLRPAPANTGIVFRRVDLEPMVDIQATPEAVGETTLCTCLVNEQGVQVSTVEHLLAAVAGLGIDNLVVEVDSPEIPIMDGSALPFVYLIQSVGIEEQNAAKKFLRITKKIRVEEGDKWAELCPHEGFKVNFAIDFEHPVIANTTQNMSMDLSANSFIKEISRARTFGFMKDIEFLRSHNLALGGSLENAIVLDEYRMLNSEELRYDDEFVKHKILDAIGDLYMGGVSILGEMNSYKSGHGLNNMLLREVFKQVESWEWVTYEDERPSPIAYQDAVIA; translated from the coding sequence ATGATTAAACAACGTACTCTCAAACAAAGCGTAAATGCTACTGGTGTTGGTTTACATAAAGGTGAAAAGGTGCAGATCACTCTCCGTCCTGCGCCTGCAAACACGGGAATAGTATTCCGTCGTGTTGACCTTGAACCTATGGTAGATATTCAGGCTACACCTGAAGCTGTGGGCGAAACTACGTTGTGTACATGTTTAGTTAATGAGCAAGGTGTTCAAGTTTCCACCGTTGAACATCTTCTAGCCGCAGTAGCTGGCTTAGGTATTGATAACTTAGTAGTCGAAGTAGATTCTCCTGAGATCCCGATTATGGATGGTAGCGCTCTACCATTTGTATACTTGATCCAATCAGTTGGAATTGAAGAACAAAACGCAGCTAAGAAATTTCTACGAATTACTAAAAAAATTCGCGTTGAAGAAGGTGATAAGTGGGCTGAATTATGTCCACACGAAGGATTCAAAGTTAATTTTGCTATCGACTTTGAGCATCCGGTAATTGCCAATACTACGCAAAACATGAGCATGGATTTATCTGCTAACTCTTTTATTAAAGAAATTAGTCGCGCTCGAACGTTTGGATTTATGAAAGATATTGAGTTTTTACGCTCGCACAACCTTGCATTAGGCGGCAGCTTAGAAAACGCTATCGTACTAGATGAATACCGTATGCTTAACAGCGAAGAGCTTCGTTATGATGATGAGTTTGTTAAACACAAAATCTTAGATGCAATCGGTGACCTGTATATGGGCGGCGTAAGCATTTTAGGCGAAATGAACTCGTATAAATCAGGCCATGGTTTAAACAACATGCTATTACGCGAAGTATTTAAACAAGTTGAAAGCTGGGAATGGGTAACGTATGAAGACGAGCGTCCATCACCAATTGCTTATCAAGATGCCGTTATCGCGTAA
- a CDS encoding DUF3465 domain-containing protein — protein MKNLLIFSLLAFVGVYVYFNILFPTPEETVLVNTKPAVLASTDDMLAHAFDSEVKFTRDVDLSKLSDLEKINHLFDNQLSNVQVRGFGRVIKMLPDDNDGSRHQRFIVRLKNNQTVLVAHNIDIGSRVNSLRAGDDIGFSGVYEWNDKGGVVHWTHKDPNGKHPDGYLNYVGLTYN, from the coding sequence ATGAAAAATTTACTTATATTTTCTTTGTTAGCCTTTGTTGGCGTATACGTTTATTTCAATATTCTATTTCCAACTCCTGAAGAAACGGTATTAGTTAATACTAAACCAGCCGTATTGGCATCGACTGATGATATGCTTGCACATGCATTTGATTCAGAGGTAAAATTTACTCGTGATGTCGATTTATCTAAACTGTCAGATCTAGAAAAAATTAATCACCTTTTTGACAATCAGTTATCCAATGTTCAAGTACGTGGCTTTGGTCGCGTAATAAAAATGTTGCCTGATGATAACGATGGTTCACGTCACCAACGTTTCATTGTTCGTCTCAAAAATAACCAAACCGTGTTAGTTGCACATAATATTGATATTGGCTCAAGAGTTAACTCTTTGCGAGCAGGCGATGATATTGGTTTTTCGGGTGTGTATGAGTGGAATGACAAAGGTGGCGTTGTGCATTGGACTCATAAAGATCCAAATGGTAAACACCCAGATGGTTATTTAAACTATGTGGGACTCACTTATAACTAG
- the ftsA gene encoding cell division protein FtsA has translation MPKAIERNLVVGLDIGTSKIVAVVGEVTPDDELSIIGVGHHAARGMDKGGVNDLNLVIQSIQRAVNEAELMADCRIGSVYLGISGKHVSCQNENGMVPINDHEVMQEDVDNVIHTARSVPMSAERRMLHVLPQEYSVDVQEGIKSPIGMSGVRMEAKVHIVTCANDMAKNIVKCVERCDLTADQLIFSALASSYSILTDDEKELGVCVVDMGAGTMDISIFTGGALRHSAVIPVGGNQVTNDIAKIFRTPLSHAEDIKVQYACALRQMVSMEENIEVPSVGGRPARSMSRHTLAEVVEPRYHELFELIQEEIKESGLEDQVAAGIVLTGGTAKMEGVTEFAEEVFQMPVRIGSPLDIHGLSDYVNDPSYSTVIGLLKYGIEASAEGTTNSTAGEGVVSALTRMKNWFKGQF, from the coding sequence ATGCCTAAAGCCATAGAAAGAAATTTAGTTGTTGGCCTGGATATCGGAACATCAAAAATTGTTGCGGTAGTCGGTGAAGTAACACCTGATGATGAATTAAGCATCATTGGTGTAGGTCATCATGCTGCACGTGGTATGGATAAAGGTGGTGTTAACGATCTTAACCTGGTTATTCAGTCTATCCAGCGCGCAGTAAATGAAGCTGAATTAATGGCTGATTGTCGTATTGGCTCTGTGTATCTAGGTATATCGGGTAAGCATGTTAGCTGTCAAAACGAAAATGGCATGGTACCAATTAACGATCATGAAGTAATGCAAGAGGACGTTGATAACGTAATACATACTGCTCGCTCAGTACCAATGTCGGCAGAACGTCGCATGTTGCATGTATTACCACAAGAATACAGTGTTGATGTACAAGAAGGTATTAAAAGCCCTATTGGTATGTCTGGTGTGCGTATGGAAGCAAAGGTTCATATCGTAACGTGTGCTAACGACATGGCAAAAAATATTGTTAAGTGTGTAGAGCGCTGTGATTTAACCGCTGACCAATTAATTTTTTCAGCATTAGCCTCAAGCTATTCGATATTAACAGACGATGAAAAAGAATTAGGTGTATGTGTTGTAGATATGGGCGCCGGTACAATGGATATTTCTATCTTTACTGGTGGTGCATTACGTCATAGCGCGGTTATCCCTGTTGGTGGTAACCAGGTCACTAACGACATTGCCAAAATATTTAGAACACCACTGAGTCATGCTGAAGACATTAAAGTGCAATATGCCTGTGCACTTCGCCAAATGGTTAGCATGGAAGAAAATATTGAAGTACCAAGTGTTGGAGGACGTCCTGCTAGAAGCATGTCGCGTCATACACTGGCTGAAGTGGTAGAACCACGTTACCACGAATTATTTGAGTTGATCCAAGAAGAGATCAAAGAAAGCGGCTTGGAAGATCAAGTTGCTGCAGGGATCGTTTTAACTGGCGGTACTGCAAAAATGGAAGGCGTTACTGAGTTTGCCGAAGAAGTTTTTCAAATGCCGGTACGCATTGGCAGCCCATTAGATATTCATGGCTTAAGTGACTATGTGAATGATCCAAGCTACAGCACTGTTATCGGCTTATTAAAATACGGAATTGAAGCGAGCGCAGAAGGCACAACAAATTCAACAGCGGGTGAGGGCGTAGTAAGCGCACTTACTCGTATGAAAAACTGGTTTAAGGGACAATTTTAG
- a CDS encoding M23 family metallopeptidase, giving the protein MSLTLLYRGQNVRFSMKLSKPRWLAIVGGFAVVSGFVIHAVMKSEEVPEHLMLATQPVQPTANLTTDKQVVALSAKIAELQSHVLRLNALGERLAEEANIPKEEFNMVALPSSGGPLHQEVLTSEFSMVDLETQLNNLNDSVIQKENQLNLLESLALGHHIESTSYLSGRPIGKGWLSSYYGVRKDPFTGKPTQHKGVDFAGKENAEIYATGSGVVSFAGERWGYGNLVEIDHGTGYKTRYAHNKTHLVKVGDVVSKGQAIAKMGSTGRSTGPHVHYEILRNDKQINPTKYVYRKPKT; this is encoded by the coding sequence ATGAGTTTAACACTATTATACCGCGGACAAAATGTTCGTTTTTCAATGAAGTTAAGTAAACCAAGATGGCTTGCCATTGTTGGTGGCTTTGCTGTGGTGTCAGGCTTTGTTATACACGCTGTTATGAAGTCAGAAGAAGTGCCAGAGCACTTAATGTTGGCAACACAGCCGGTGCAGCCAACCGCAAATTTGACTACTGACAAACAAGTTGTTGCCTTAAGCGCTAAAATTGCCGAGTTACAATCCCATGTACTTCGCTTGAATGCTTTGGGTGAACGCTTGGCTGAAGAAGCAAATATCCCAAAAGAAGAGTTTAATATGGTGGCACTGCCTTCTTCAGGTGGGCCACTACATCAAGAAGTGTTAACTAGCGAGTTTTCTATGGTTGATTTAGAAACTCAACTGAATAATTTGAATGATAGTGTTATTCAAAAAGAAAATCAGCTTAACCTACTTGAATCTTTGGCATTGGGTCACCATATCGAAAGTACGAGTTATTTATCCGGGCGTCCAATTGGCAAAGGCTGGTTGTCGTCATATTACGGAGTTCGTAAAGACCCATTCACTGGTAAGCCTACACAACACAAAGGTGTAGACTTTGCCGGAAAAGAAAATGCTGAAATATATGCCACTGGCTCAGGCGTTGTTAGTTTTGCTGGCGAACGTTGGGGTTATGGTAATTTGGTAGAAATTGATCACGGTACCGGATATAAAACTAGATACGCGCATAATAAAACGCATTTAGTTAAAGTTGGTGACGTGGTGAGTAAAGGGCAAGCAATTGCCAAAATGGGAAGTACCGGCCGTTCAACTGGCCCGCACGTTCATTACGAAATCCTGCGTAACGATAAACAAATAAATCCAACTAAATACGTTTATCGCAAGCCTAAAACTTAG
- a CDS encoding DUF721 domain-containing protein: MKRIVKAPQDLNSLLKKASGTMADFSTKAQSFKILDDIIRQICPDLPENAWQIANCRDDLVVIEAKSPVWGQRLQFERNNISQQLALQTQGIFRRIEIKINPHGNRRETVKEPVKPNKSMSAETAEHIYEVAENAPPGLKEVLLRLAKHGKK, encoded by the coding sequence ATGAAACGCATTGTAAAAGCCCCTCAAGACTTAAACAGCTTGCTTAAAAAAGCCAGTGGTACAATGGCAGATTTCTCTACTAAAGCGCAATCTTTTAAAATACTAGACGACATTATACGACAAATTTGTCCAGATCTACCAGAAAATGCTTGGCAAATAGCCAATTGCCGAGATGATCTGGTTGTAATAGAGGCTAAATCACCCGTTTGGGGACAACGCCTACAGTTCGAGCGTAACAATATCTCACAACAACTGGCATTGCAAACTCAGGGAATTTTTCGACGTATTGAAATAAAAATAAATCCGCACGGTAATCGCCGTGAAACCGTTAAAGAGCCAGTAAAACCAAATAAGAGTATGTCAGCAGAAACTGCAGAGCATATTTATGAAGTGGCTGAAAACGCACCGCCGGGTTTAAAAGAAGTATTATTGCGCTTGGCTAAGCACGGAAAAAAGTAA
- the mutT gene encoding 8-oxo-dGTP diphosphatase MutT, which translates to MKKRVHVAVGVIYKDQQFFLTKRLEHTHQGGKWEFPGGKVENDETVHEALHRELKEEIAIDTLAIRPLIEISHDYSDKHVLLEVFLVDQFLGEPTAQEGQQQGWFKKGELTTIDFPKANTPIVNKILELNI; encoded by the coding sequence ATGAAGAAAAGAGTACACGTAGCTGTAGGCGTAATTTACAAAGACCAGCAATTCTTCCTCACCAAACGCCTTGAACATACCCATCAAGGCGGGAAATGGGAATTCCCAGGTGGTAAGGTGGAAAATGATGAAACAGTTCATGAAGCGCTGCATAGAGAGCTTAAAGAAGAAATAGCTATCGATACCCTAGCGATACGACCATTGATTGAAATAAGCCATGATTACAGCGATAAACACGTGTTGTTAGAAGTATTCTTGGTAGATCAGTTTTTAGGAGAGCCAACAGCTCAAGAAGGGCAGCAACAAGGTTGGTTTAAAAAAGGAGAATTAACAACTATCGACTTTCCAAAAGCTAATACGCCAATAGTGAATAAAATACTTGAACTCAACATATAA
- the secA gene encoding preprotein translocase subunit SecA, giving the protein MFVKLMTKLFGSRNDRLLKQMNKEVLKINALEETTKALNDEELKAKTAEFKERIANGEALNDILPEAFAVVREASVRVFGMRHFDVQMIGGMVLHQGKISEMRTGEGKTLTATLPTYLNGLTDKGVHVITVNDYLAKRDADWARPLFEFLGMTVGCNIPNMAPEEKQAAYNCDVTYGTNNEFGFDYLRDNMAFTPQQRAQRPLHFAVIDEVDSILIDEARTPLVISGQAEDSSELYRLIDSLVPMLEQQEAEDEEGVESTGDYTIDEKSKQVYLTERGQVRVEEILKERGMLDEHDSLYGASSIALLHHVMAALRAHKLFQKDVDYIVKEGEIVIVDEHTGRTMEGRRWSEGLHQAVEAKENVNIQNENQTLASITFQNYFRLYEKLSGMTGTADTEAFEFNHIYALETVVIPTNRPMVRNDMADLIYLTQEEKYEAVIADIKDCVERGQPTLVGTISIETSEFLSDILRKAKIKHKVLNAKFHAEEAEIVANAGKLGAVTIATNMAGRGTDIVLGGNLGADIAKLQNSSDEQIAKLTAEWQENHEKVVAAGGLHIVATERHESRRIDNQLRGRSGRQGDPGSTRFYLSMEDGLMRIFASERIANMMRKLGMEHGEAIEHPWVTKSIENAQRKVEGRNFDVRKQLLEYDDVANDQRKVIYEQRNELLDEGEIGDTIAAIRGDVVNGMIDAHIPPQSLEEMWDVPALEEQLKGELTLELPLAKWLEEDDKLNEDSLRERILAEVETAYTEKETQVGPDVLRQFEKAIMLQTLDGLWKEHLAAMDHLRQGIHLRGYAQKNPKQEYKKESFELFSNMLDNLKYDVVSVLSKVRIQQESDVEAVEEQTRKSEEAPKQYTHESSGQATQENEVPRVGRNEPCPCGSGKKYKQCHGKLS; this is encoded by the coding sequence ATGTTTGTAAAATTAATGACAAAGCTGTTTGGTAGTCGCAATGACCGCCTTCTAAAGCAAATGAACAAAGAAGTACTGAAAATTAACGCCCTAGAAGAAACAACAAAAGCGTTAAATGATGAAGAGTTAAAAGCTAAAACAGCTGAGTTTAAAGAGCGCATTGCCAACGGCGAAGCATTAAACGACATTTTACCTGAAGCATTTGCCGTAGTACGTGAAGCCAGTGTTCGTGTGTTTGGGATGCGCCACTTCGATGTACAAATGATTGGTGGTATGGTTTTACATCAAGGTAAAATTTCTGAGATGCGCACCGGTGAAGGTAAAACCTTAACCGCAACGCTGCCAACATATCTAAATGGTCTTACAGACAAAGGCGTTCACGTTATTACCGTGAATGATTACCTTGCTAAACGTGATGCTGATTGGGCTCGTCCATTATTTGAATTCTTAGGCATGACGGTTGGTTGTAACATTCCAAATATGGCACCTGAAGAAAAGCAAGCGGCATATAACTGTGATGTAACCTACGGTACCAATAACGAATTTGGTTTCGATTACCTACGTGACAATATGGCGTTCACTCCACAACAACGTGCTCAGCGCCCATTACACTTTGCCGTAATCGATGAAGTCGATTCAATCCTAATTGATGAAGCACGTACGCCATTGGTTATTTCTGGCCAAGCTGAAGACAGTTCAGAGCTATACCGTTTAATCGATTCTTTAGTTCCTATGCTAGAACAACAAGAAGCTGAAGATGAAGAAGGCGTAGAAAGTACTGGTGACTACACTATTGATGAAAAATCAAAACAAGTTTACCTAACTGAACGTGGTCAGGTTCGCGTTGAAGAAATCTTAAAAGAGCGTGGTATGCTTGACGAGCATGACTCTTTATATGGTGCATCAAGCATCGCGTTATTACATCACGTGATGGCAGCTCTTCGTGCGCACAAATTATTCCAAAAAGACGTTGACTACATCGTTAAAGAAGGCGAAATAGTTATTGTTGATGAACACACTGGCCGTACGATGGAAGGCCGTCGTTGGTCTGAAGGTTTGCATCAAGCAGTAGAAGCTAAAGAAAATGTAAACATACAAAATGAAAACCAAACACTAGCCTCTATTACATTCCAGAATTACTTCCGTTTATACGAAAAGTTATCAGGTATGACGGGTACTGCTGATACAGAAGCATTCGAATTTAATCATATTTATGCTTTAGAAACTGTTGTGATCCCAACGAACCGTCCTATGGTTCGTAATGATATGGCTGATTTAATTTACCTAACACAAGAAGAAAAATATGAAGCAGTAATTGCTGATATTAAAGATTGTGTTGAACGCGGTCAGCCAACACTTGTTGGTACCATCAGTATCGAGACATCTGAATTTTTATCAGACATTTTGCGTAAAGCAAAAATTAAGCACAAAGTACTTAATGCTAAATTTCACGCGGAAGAAGCCGAAATTGTTGCCAATGCCGGTAAACTTGGCGCAGTAACGATTGCAACAAACATGGCCGGTCGTGGTACCGATATCGTGTTAGGTGGTAATTTAGGTGCCGATATCGCTAAATTGCAAAACTCTTCAGACGAGCAAATAGCTAAATTAACGGCAGAATGGCAAGAAAATCATGAAAAAGTAGTTGCAGCAGGTGGCTTACACATTGTTGCAACCGAGCGTCATGAGTCACGTCGTATCGATAACCAATTACGTGGTCGTTCTGGTCGTCAAGGTGACCCAGGTTCAACACGTTTCTACTTATCTATGGAAGATGGCTTAATGCGTATCTTCGCTTCAGAGCGTATTGCAAATATGATGCGTAAGCTTGGTATGGAACACGGTGAAGCGATTGAGCATCCATGGGTAACTAAATCGATTGAAAACGCTCAGCGTAAAGTTGAAGGCCGTAACTTTGACGTGCGTAAGCAATTGCTTGAATACGATGATGTTGCTAACGATCAACGTAAAGTAATTTACGAACAACGTAACGAACTTCTTGATGAAGGCGAGATTGGCGACACTATTGCAGCTATTCGCGGTGACGTTGTTAACGGTATGATTGATGCACATATTCCGCCACAATCTCTTGAAGAAATGTGGGATGTCCCTGCGCTTGAAGAGCAGCTTAAAGGCGAGTTAACATTAGAATTACCTCTAGCTAAATGGTTAGAAGAAGACGACAAGTTAAACGAAGACTCACTGCGAGAACGTATTTTAGCGGAAGTTGAAACTGCATATACTGAAAAAGAAACGCAAGTTGGTCCAGACGTTTTACGCCAGTTTGAAAAAGCAATTATGCTACAAACTCTTGATGGTTTATGGAAAGAGCACTTAGCGGCGATGGACCATTTACGTCAAGGTATTCACTTACGTGGTTATGCTCAAAAGAACCCGAAACAAGAATATAAGAAAGAGTCGTTTGAGTTATTCTCAAACATGCTTGATAACTTAAAATATGACGTAGTAAGCGTGTTATCTAAAGTTCGTATACAACAAGAGTCAGATGTAGAAGCGGTAGAAGAGCAAACTCGCAAAAGCGAAGAAGCACCGAAGCAATACACGCATGAATCAAGTGGCCAGGCAACGCAAGAAAACGAAGTACCTCGCGTTGGCCGTAACGAACCGTGCCCATGTGGCTCAGGTAAAAAATACAAACAATGTCACGGTAAGTTAAGCTAA
- the ftsZ gene encoding cell division protein FtsZ, whose amino-acid sequence MFELMEDHNEEAVIKVIGVGGGGGNAVEHMVSQTIEGVEFITANTDSQALRNSSANVTLQMGCDVTKGLGAGANPEIGRKSAEEDRETIRQTLQGSDMIFIAAGMGGGTGTGAAPVVAEIAKEMGILTVAVVTKPFPFEGKKRMNYADQGIEFLQNNVDSLITIPNEKLLKVLGPGTSLLDAFKAANNVLLGAVQGIAELITRPGLINVDFADVRTVMSEMGTAMMGSGQASGEDRAEEAAEAAISSPLLEDVDLAGARGILVNITAGMDISIDEFETVGNAVKAFASENATVVVGAVIDPEMTEELRVTVVATGIGQQQKPEISIVPPIQKPEPMVVNASYAPAPEPEVANNTYNETSAAPQAAPAVETDYLDIPAFLRKQAD is encoded by the coding sequence ATGTTTGAATTAATGGAAGACCACAACGAAGAAGCGGTGATTAAAGTCATCGGCGTTGGTGGAGGTGGCGGTAACGCTGTAGAGCACATGGTGTCACAAACCATAGAAGGTGTTGAGTTTATTACTGCCAACACTGACTCGCAGGCGCTACGTAACTCATCTGCTAATGTAACGTTACAAATGGGCTGTGATGTAACTAAAGGATTAGGCGCTGGTGCTAACCCTGAGATTGGTCGCAAAAGTGCTGAAGAAGATAGAGAGACGATACGTCAAACTCTACAAGGTTCAGACATGATCTTTATCGCTGCTGGTATGGGTGGTGGTACAGGTACTGGAGCGGCACCTGTCGTTGCTGAAATAGCGAAAGAAATGGGTATTTTAACGGTTGCCGTTGTAACTAAGCCATTCCCATTTGAAGGCAAAAAACGTATGAACTATGCAGATCAAGGCATTGAGTTCTTACAAAATAATGTTGATTCATTAATTACTATTCCTAATGAAAAACTGTTAAAAGTATTAGGCCCTGGTACGAGTTTATTAGATGCTTTTAAAGCAGCTAATAATGTATTACTAGGTGCGGTACAAGGTATTGCTGAGTTAATTACTCGCCCTGGTTTGATCAACGTCGATTTTGCCGATGTTCGTACAGTAATGTCTGAAATGGGTACGGCAATGATGGGGTCTGGCCAAGCATCTGGCGAAGATCGTGCTGAAGAAGCTGCAGAAGCCGCTATATCTAGTCCTCTTCTTGAAGATGTAGATTTAGCCGGTGCTCGTGGTATTTTAGTAAATATTACTGCTGGTATGGATATCTCAATTGATGAGTTTGAAACCGTTGGTAATGCCGTGAAAGCCTTTGCTTCAGAAAATGCTACTGTAGTAGTGGGTGCTGTAATTGACCCTGAGATGACTGAAGAGCTGCGCGTAACTGTTGTAGCAACAGGTATTGGTCAACAGCAAAAACCTGAAATTTCAATTGTACCTCCAATTCAAAAACCTGAGCCTATGGTAGTGAACGCAAGTTATGCACCAGCTCCTGAGCCAGAAGTTGCGAATAACACGTACAATGAAACCAGCGCTGCGCCGCAAGCCGCACCAGCTGTTGAAACTGATTACTTGGACATTCCTGCATTTTTACGAAAGCAGGCTGACTAG
- the yacG gene encoding DNA gyrase inhibitor YacG — MTTKVNCPNCQAEVVWCSESEFRPFCSKRCQLIDLGEWASEGHKISQPVQGAQPLSEEMLDALEDEFLQNNKFFVESE, encoded by the coding sequence ATGACTACAAAAGTAAACTGTCCTAATTGCCAAGCCGAAGTTGTTTGGTGTAGTGAATCTGAATTTCGTCCATTTTGTTCTAAACGTTGCCAATTGATTGATTTAGGTGAGTGGGCCAGTGAAGGACATAAAATTTCGCAACCGGTGCAAGGTGCACAGCCTTTATCTGAAGAAATGCTAGATGCACTTGAGGATGAATTTTTGCAAAATAATAAGTTTTTCGTTGAGTCCGAATAA
- a CDS encoding LTA synthase family protein — protein MLQINITVLFCFICAFLPWGASQFLGFHNDFFAIMDSTLLSLSLWWGYLGYCYFVNKKTVEIIFILTVIILIFLKVSQEYFIFFESYISLETLGLFNEVLLGIKNFVSIPILALLFLVTFLFFTFLSKTKIELVKPNRIFFYTLISAISFIAFFVQNTHSQKFIFEKLDEQNEFSSYEYQEENPIMFLVRELVNKVIVDEMSNAKQKEVDFLTSIIQKNQNKFLPPEYHFDKFKTLIIPYPEFSHSGLNVEPFKFKSEDLGSASDHKKTRKNVILIVLESVRKYETEKYNGISLTPNLNEIAKYGVSFENFYSTSRYTIKSEQAILCSLLDVHKHVPYSVHFGKFNGQCLPKILKKNGYHTYWFHGNTKEFFNRDVFHPSIGFQNLISKEYFETKNLAKNEIIGWGIKDEDVFNEAFKILENKTEPFFAEILTLTNHQPFNWDYGKHVFPDFVSYTGENIYKNYRKGINYTDYALGVFWNKFINSPLSDNTILIITGDHGVPYYPEIIQSDVDQFETLFRTPLVVYGVDDYVDPGMQLSHLDIAPSILSELDIKQDFSFLGRPFFGKQKTVDNRPIFNMDIDNYAFRLGNTRCLPVENLCVNKAIETCYSEYRFSCNIENINDIASIVESESLMKFLKLSNRAGYPSF, from the coding sequence ATGCTTCAGATTAATATCACTGTTTTATTTTGTTTTATTTGCGCTTTCCTCCCTTGGGGAGCGAGTCAATTCCTCGGATTCCATAACGACTTTTTTGCCATTATGGATTCGACATTGTTATCTCTCTCTCTTTGGTGGGGATATCTAGGTTATTGTTATTTTGTAAATAAAAAAACTGTAGAAATAATTTTTATATTAACTGTAATTATCTTAATATTTTTAAAGGTTAGTCAGGAGTATTTTATATTTTTTGAATCCTACATTTCGCTTGAAACATTAGGATTATTCAATGAGGTATTATTAGGGATTAAGAATTTTGTTTCAATTCCTATTTTAGCTTTGCTTTTTCTTGTCACATTTCTATTTTTTACTTTTCTGTCCAAGACTAAAATAGAATTAGTAAAACCAAATAGAATCTTTTTTTACACTTTGATTAGTGCAATTTCCTTTATTGCTTTCTTTGTTCAAAACACACATTCGCAAAAATTTATATTTGAAAAACTTGATGAACAAAATGAATTTTCCTCTTATGAGTATCAGGAAGAAAATCCAATAATGTTTTTAGTTCGCGAATTGGTAAACAAAGTAATTGTAGATGAGATGAGTAATGCTAAACAAAAAGAAGTTGACTTTCTAACAAGTATTATCCAAAAAAACCAAAATAAATTTCTTCCTCCAGAATATCATTTTGATAAATTCAAAACGTTAATTATTCCTTACCCGGAGTTTAGCCACTCTGGATTAAATGTCGAACCATTTAAATTTAAAAGTGAAGATTTGGGGAGCGCATCAGATCATAAAAAAACAAGAAAAAACGTTATTTTGATTGTGCTGGAAAGTGTTCGAAAGTATGAGACAGAAAAGTATAACGGAATTTCATTAACACCTAACCTGAATGAAATTGCAAAGTATGGAGTTTCTTTTGAAAATTTTTATAGTACATCTCGTTACACTATAAAGTCAGAGCAAGCCATATTATGCAGTCTATTAGATGTACATAAACACGTCCCTTATTCTGTACATTTTGGTAAGTTTAATGGGCAATGCCTTCCAAAAATTCTAAAGAAGAATGGTTATCATACTTATTGGTTTCATGGGAACACTAAAGAATTTTTTAATAGGGACGTTTTCCATCCTAGTATTGGTTTCCAAAACTTAATCTCTAAGGAATATTTTGAAACTAAAAATCTTGCCAAAAATGAAATCATAGGTTGGGGAATTAAAGATGAAGATGTATTTAATGAAGCATTTAAAATTTTAGAAAATAAGACTGAACCTTTTTTTGCTGAAATATTGACTTTAACAAATCATCAACCGTTCAACTGGGATTATGGTAAGCATGTCTTTCCTGACTTTGTATCTTATACCGGCGAAAATATTTACAAAAATTATAGGAAAGGTATTAACTATACTGATTATGCATTAGGTGTCTTTTGGAATAAGTTTATTAACAGCCCTTTAAGTGATAATACTATTCTGATTATAACGGGAGATCATGGTGTCCCATATTACCCTGAGATTATTCAGTCAGATGTTGATCAGTTTGAAACACTGTTCAGGACACCTCTTGTTGTATATGGAGTCGATGATTATGTTGATCCAGGTATGCAGTTAAGTCATTTAGACATAGCACCTTCAATACTTTCTGAGTTAGATATAAAGCAAGATTTTTCATTTTTAGGACGTCCATTTTTTGGGAAGCAAAAAACTGTAGACAATAGACCTATATTTAATATGGATATAGATAATTATGCATTTAGGTTGGGTAACACAAGATGTTTACCTGTTGAAAATTTATGTGTAAATAAAGCTATTGAAACTTGTTATAGTGAGTACAGATTTTCTTGTAATATTGAAAATATTAATGATATTGCTTCAATTGTTGAATCGGAAAGTTTAATGAAATTTCTAAAATTGAGTAACCGTGCTGGATATCCAAGCTTCTAA